TGTATCAACAACAGCATCTACGGAATGACTGGGGGACAGATCAGCCCCACCAGCCCCAAGGGAAGTTACGGATCAACAGCACCATACGGGGCAGTGGAAAGGCCATTCAACCTTTCAAGGATGGTTAAAGCCGCAGGTGCAACTTATGTTGCTCGTTGGACCACGGCACAGCCAGTGCAACTCTCTAACGCCATCAAAAAAGGCCTTCAAAATAATGGATTCTCATTTATAGAAGTAATTTCCCAGTGTCCCACCTATTTCGGCCGTAAAAACAAGCTGCGCACCCCAGTTGCCATGATGAAATGGATGAAAGAAGAGAGCATTGTCAAAAGAAGAGCAGACAAACTTTCTGAAGAAGAACTGGAAGGGAAGATCATAGTGGGAGAATTCCAGAATAAGGAAGAACCTGAATTCTCAGACAAAATATGCCAACTACTGGAAGCTAAATGCACAACTGGAAAACCATCAGCAACTAGATCCGCATATCAGGGGGATTAAATATTGCGTAAAGAAATAAGAATAGCTGGATTCGGAGGTCAGGGAGTCATACTGGCCGGAATAGTTATAGGTAAAGCTGCAGCATTATACGATGGACTCTACGCAGTTCAAACTCAATCATACGGTCCTGAAGCACGTGGAGGTGCTTCAAGAACCGAACTGGTCATCAGTGATGAGGAAATAGATTACCCTAAAGTACACCATCCTGATATATTTGTGGCCATGTCACACGAGGCCTTAATAGCATATCTAGATGGATTGAAACCAGGAGGCATTCTGATAATAGATCCAGATATGGTAATGGAGGATAAGATCCGTTCATTCGTGGAAGAGCATGATATTAAGGTTTACCATGCACCAGCCACCCGCACCGCCGATGAGAAGGTAGGGCTGCGTATCGTGGCTAATATTGTAATGATTGGTGCCATAACTGGCTTCACCAAAGCCATATCTGAGGAGGCAGCCCGTAAAGCCATAGAAGCTAGTGTTCCTCCAGGAACTGAGGAAAAAAACCTGTCTGCCTTTGAAGCTGGAATGGAACTCTCCAGTCAGGAGGTGTAGAATATTGAAGATCCATGAATACCAGGCTAAAGAGATTTTCCGTGAAGGGGGAATACCCACACCACAAAGTATAATGGTGGAAACTCCTGAAGAAGCTCAAAAAGCTGCCGAAACTATTAAAAAGTCCGTGGCCATCAAATCCCAAGTTTTAGTGGGTGGCAGGGGCAAGGCAGGCGGTATTAAATTCGCTGAAAACCCAACCCAGGCCTATCAATACACTGAAGAGTTAATAGGAATTGATATTAAGGGAGAACCTGTGGAAAAAGTATTGGTGGAGGAGATGCTTGATATTCGGGAAGAATTTTATCTGAGCGTAGTTGTGGATCGATCCGCCCGGAAACCTCTGATAATGGTCAGTCAGTCAGGTGGGGTGGATATTGAGGAAGTAGCCCGTGAAACCCCTGAAAAAATATTCAAGTATCACCCGGATCCCCTGGAAGAGTTCATGCCCTACCAGGCCCGGGAAATAGCCCGTAAAATGGGATTAACCAGTGATCTAATATCACCAGTTGGGGGGATCATCTGGAAGCTTTACCAGATATTCCAAAAATATGATGCCAATATAGCCGAGATCAACCCCCTGGTTCGCACTGATGGGGGGATCATTGCTGCTGATGCTAAACTGGAAATTGATGATGATTCTCTGTACCGCCACCGGGACCTGGCACAGCTTAAAACTGAACCCAGTGATGAATTTGCCTACGTGAAACTGGATGGGGATATAGCAGTTATTGGTAATGGTGCTGGTCTCACCCTCACTGGAATGGACATGCTCAACCTTTACGGTGGAAAACCAGCAACTTTCCTGGACATTGGTGGCGGTGCATCCCAAGAAAATATTGCCCGTGCACTGAACCTTGTAATTTCCAATCCCCAAGTGAAAGTAGTGTTCCTTAATGTTTTGGGTGGTATAACCCGGGCTGATGATGTGGCTAATGGGGTTATAAGTGTTTTGAAGGATTCTAAACGAAGAGTGCCCCTGGTAATCAGACTCACTGGTACCAATGAAGAGGAAGGGCAGCGCATACTCAATGCAGCAGGGGTAAGTTATGAAACTTCCATGGAATCTGCCGCCCGAAAAGCAGTTGAATTATGCCATAATCTGGAATAAAAAAAATAGGTTCTATGAATTGTATTCCCCATTTCAGCTACTAATTTTTTTCTTCTTTAATCATTATTTTTTTAGTGAATTTTACCACTAAATAAAAAAATGCATATCTTTAAAAT
This DNA window, taken from Methanobacterium subterraneum, encodes the following:
- a CDS encoding 2-oxoacid:ferredoxin oxidoreductase subunit beta, with protein sequence MEMEKMDQNRENRFMKYLRKDRLPHIFCAGCGNGIIMNTFFNGMEMAEVNFEDVVMVSGIGCSSRIPGYVKCDSLHTTHGRPISFATGIKLANPDHEVVVFTGDGDAAAIGGNHLIHGARRNINLTVICINNSIYGMTGGQISPTSPKGSYGSTAPYGAVERPFNLSRMVKAAGATYVARWTTAQPVQLSNAIKKGLQNNGFSFIEVISQCPTYFGRKNKLRTPVAMMKWMKEESIVKRRADKLSEEELEGKIIVGEFQNKEEPEFSDKICQLLEAKCTTGKPSATRSAYQGD
- a CDS encoding 2-oxoacid:ferredoxin oxidoreductase subunit gamma, which gives rise to MRKEIRIAGFGGQGVILAGIVIGKAAALYDGLYAVQTQSYGPEARGGASRTELVISDEEIDYPKVHHPDIFVAMSHEALIAYLDGLKPGGILIIDPDMVMEDKIRSFVEEHDIKVYHAPATRTADEKVGLRIVANIVMIGAITGFTKAISEEAARKAIEASVPPGTEEKNLSAFEAGMELSSQEV
- the sucC gene encoding ADP-forming succinate--CoA ligase subunit beta; protein product: MKIHEYQAKEIFREGGIPTPQSIMVETPEEAQKAAETIKKSVAIKSQVLVGGRGKAGGIKFAENPTQAYQYTEELIGIDIKGEPVEKVLVEEMLDIREEFYLSVVVDRSARKPLIMVSQSGGVDIEEVARETPEKIFKYHPDPLEEFMPYQAREIARKMGLTSDLISPVGGIIWKLYQIFQKYDANIAEINPLVRTDGGIIAADAKLEIDDDSLYRHRDLAQLKTEPSDEFAYVKLDGDIAVIGNGAGLTLTGMDMLNLYGGKPATFLDIGGGASQENIARALNLVISNPQVKVVFLNVLGGITRADDVANGVISVLKDSKRRVPLVIRLTGTNEEEGQRILNAAGVSYETSMESAARKAVELCHNLE